The window GCATCCTGAATCCAGACGGAGTCCGTGTACGTGGTGGCGCCCTTCCTCACGGGCGGCATGAAGATGGGCAGGGAGATGCCCGCCACGAGCACGTCGAGGTCCACGCGCGTGTGGTCGAAGACCTCGTTCGTCTTGCGGGTGAAGTCGCAGACGTTGAAGGTGCCCTCCAGGCCCTGGTGGGCGTGGATGGCGTCCACGTCGATGCCCAGGTGCGGGAAGACGTGGCCGATGATTCCGTCCGCGTCGCCCATGGCCTCCATCTTCCAGGCGCGCAGGTACTTCTCCGGGGAGACGAAGGACACGAAGTCCCGCACGCGGAGCGTCCGCCACCGGGCGCACATCTCCTGCGGAGACAGGCCGGACAGCATCATGGCCAGGTTGATGATGCCGCCCGAGGTGCCGTCCGCGTGCTGGAACGTGAGCCCGGCATCCGTGAGCGCGCGCAGGACGCCGGCCTGCCACGCCACGCGCATGCCTCCGCCCGCGAGGATGAGCGAGCGCTTGCGCCCGTCCGCCGCCACCACCGGCGGCCGGGCCACGGACGCTCCGGAGGAGGTGCCCGCCGTCACGGGCGGACGCGCCGGAACTTCCGACATGGGGCCCTCTGCCAGGGGCGGACGCGCGGAGGCACCCTGCGTGGGGGTCCCGGTCACAGGCCGGTGCGCGGAGTCCTCCGACATGGAGCCTCCCGTCACGACCGGCCGCGCGAAGGCCTCCAACATGGAGCCTTCCGCCGTGGGCGGGCTCGCGGCAGCCTCCGACGGGGAGCCCACCGTCACGAGAGGACGCGCGGCAGCTTCCGAGCCGGAGCCCATCGTCACGAGCGGGCGCGCGGGCACTTCCGGCCTTCCGGCCACGGTGAGCCGCGCCGCGTTGCGCAGGAAGCCGAGGTAGCCCAGCACCACCGCGGCGGACAGCATGTCGAAGACAGCCACGAGGAGCGCCACCGGAGACAGCAGCCCTTGCACCACGGCGAGGCCCACCATCAACGACGCGCCCAGCTTCTGAAGTCCCGCCCAGAGGAAGGCAGCGGGATTCTCCCGAGGCGCATGCACCCCATGCAGCAGCAGGCCGCCGAACAGCACCATGAACATGCCGACGATGCGGAAGAAGTGCGCGGGCGTGGGGCTCGCATCCGCGTCGAGCACGCGAAGCTCCCACGCGGGCGCCGCGAGCTGCACGGCGCCGCTCACCACGGTGACCCACCCGATGGCGGCGAGCACCTTCCGCCACACGCGCTCGTGCCGGTCCTGCCAGAGCGCCCTCATGTCCGGGCCTCCACCAGCGGTCCGCGTGTCCCGCGCCGGGAGTCCCTGGCGACGGGCTGGGATCCGGCATGGGCGGCGCGCTCCAGCCGCACCAGCTTGTGGGCGAAGTAGCCCACCATCGCCAGCCACTGGAGCGTCCACAGGCTGACGCGAATCACGTTCGTCCGCATCCACCCGGCCAGCACGCGAGACAGCTCCGCCGGGTCGGTGATGCCGGCGGCCATCGCGTCGTTGTACGGGAAGATGAGGAAGCGGGTGAGCAGCGTGGCCACCACCACGAGCCCGAAGACCGCGGCCGGGTACCACTTGTACGCGGTGCGGCGCTCTCCCCACCACAGCACTGCGGCGGAGACCAGCATGACCCCGGTCATCCACGTGAAGAACCGCGTGGCGGCCTGCACCTGCGGCACGAACTGGAGGTAGTAGTTGTCCACCGTCAGCTCGGGCGCGATGGGGAACGTGAACAGGATGAGCGACCAGCCCGTGCCCAGGTACATGGACACGCACAGCAGCAGCAGGCACGCGTTCACCAGCCGGAACACCTCGCGGCGGCTCATGGGTGCGCCCCCTGCTCGTGCTCCCTGGAGCGCTCGTCACGGTGGAGCTCGGCCTCCTCGTGCTCGACCTCCTCCACCAGCTCCTGCTCCATCGTGAGCAGCTCGCCCTCCGGCGCGACGCTCCGGTCGGCGACGAGCGCGGGCGCCTCACCCGGCGGCGGCATGGGATTCTGGCCCTGGCCCAGGTTGACGACGCTCTCCAGCCCCTCGGGGTACGTCTCGGCGGGCAGCGTGGGCTGGCTGAGGAACCACGCCTCGAAGTGGTCGTCGAGCACGCCGCTCGTCTGGGGGAAGAAGCCGGTGAAGAGGGCGCCCTGGGAGACGCCCAGCTCCTTCAGCGGCTGCACGCGCGGGTGGTCGCCGAGCTCCAGCTTCGCCTTCGCGCGCCGTCCCAGCCGGAAGCCGAGCTTCCCCCGGAAGTAGATGTAGCTCTTCATCAGCATGCCGCGGAAGGCGCAGTAGTTGGCGCCCGCGGCGCGCAGGGGCAGCCAGGCGCGCTTCGGCCGCTCGATTTCGATGCGCACCGCCTCCCGGCCGCCTTCGGCGTAGCGGCTGCTCACCGTGCCGTCCGTGATTCGGAAGTCCAGGTTGCCCAGGTGCTTGGGCATGCCCCAGATGCCCTTGCCGCCCTTGACGGAGACCTCGGTGTTGACGGGCAAATCGTAGACGTACTGGCCCAGGCCGTACTTCTTCTGGAACAGGAGCGGCAGCAGCGGCGGCGCGCGCCGGGGGCCGTGCGTGCAGGCGATGGCGACGCTGAACTCGATGTACGCGCCGATGTCGGTGACGCGGTAGTCGATGACGGTGACGAGCAGCACGCCCTTCTTCCGCGTGAGGCGGAACGGGTGCAGCTCGTTGCCGGGCATCAGCTTCGCGGCCTTGTCCGCGTCCAGGGTGAAGCCCGCCATGAGGGCCGGAGAGGACTCGGAGTGGATGGGCAGCTCATAGGGGATGCCGTCGACGCGTGAGAAGCGGCCGGTCTGGGACTGGATGCGTCGGGGAAGACGGAACATGGCGGGGCTCCTTCACACCGGCTTGTCGAGCTCGGCGAGGATGAGGGGGAAGACGTCCCGGGACGCGTCCTGGCCCATGAACATGTCCAGGTGGCCGTAGCCCGGGACGACGTGCAGCGCGTGGTAGCCGGGGCGGAAGCGCTCCAGGTGCTCGAAGCTGCGGCGCTGGCTCTCGGGGAGGAAGCAGCGGTTCTCCGCTCCGGCCAGGAAGACCCAGCGGGCGTCCGTCTGGGGCTCACGCTCGGCCAGGTCGTCGGGCAGGGCCGGGAAGTCGTCCACGGGCAGCATGTGGCCGGCGCGCACGCACTCGGTCATCTGCTGGAAGAACGTGAGGGGGACCTTGGCGAATTCGTGCTGGAGCCACTCGTGCGTCTCGGCGTTGAGGTTCTCGTGGCGCCAGAGCGTGGGGAAGCCGACGCCGTAGGTGAAGCTGACCCAGCGGCACACGGGGTTGTCGCACTCGTGGTGGAAGGCCCGGACCAGCAGGTTGAGTGCCTTGGCGGTGCGCGTGGGCGCGCCATGGCCCCACTGCGGGTCCAGGTAGGGGGTGAGGCGGGCCACGGGAGGAATGGCGAGCGTCAGCTTCAGCTTCGCCGCGCGGGAGACGACGGGGTGCAGCGAGACGGCATTGGAGACGATGACCTTCACCTCGGGCAGCAGCCCGGAGGCCGCGGCCATGGCGAAGCTGGTGGAGCCCTGGCAGTGGATGATGGCCTTGACGGTGTCGTGGCCCGTCCTGTCCACGACGGTGCGCACGGCGGCGGGGTGGTCCCAGACGGCCGCCTGGTCGAGCGTCCACTCGCTCGGCTCCACGTCGATGCTCGCGCGCCAGTTCTCGAGCCACACGTCGTAGCCGTCGGCCACGAGCGCATCCACGAGCGTCTCGTGCACGGGAGCGCGGAAGATGTTGGCCCGCACGCCCGCGCCGTGCACGAGGACCACCGGCCCCCTGGCGGCCTCCTCGTCGCCGTGGACGTGGATGAGGTTGAGCGCCCGCCCGTCGCCAGCGAGGAAGGGGACCACCTCCTCATGGTGCGGCGGCGTGCTGGACGCTTCGGCTGGCATGGCGCATCCCTCCCACTCCGTTCGAGTGGGACGGGCGCGGATGTGATTTTCGGGGCCAAGCTACTCTGGCAACTGGCAGAGGGACCAGCTGAGCAACCCACTGGACGAAAGCGTATGCCTGGGAACGCCCGATTCATGAGGCTAATCGCCAAATAGCGCACGCACAATTCATCACAAAACAGAGCAGACAGACAAACGGGCATTCGGCCGCAGGCCTACAGCTTTTGAGCGACGCCTCATCCCTGCGGGCACTTCACATTCCCATCATGAAGGTTTCGCAGCAGCGCCTCAAGCGCAAGCCTGGCCCAGAGGCTCTTCTGGTTGATCCGGAACGCAAGCAACTACCGCGATGGTTTCCGCGAGAAGTCAGCTGGCATTGGACGAGACGCGCCAGAGTAGATGCCGCGATATTGCAAGTCGCTAGGCTCCCGATGCCAGGACAGGAAAACGTGGCACCACCGCACTCCAGGGTAGATACGAATCCTCTGACGCGAAACATTGGCAATCTCAAAGGTAATCGTTCCCGGAGCGTCACTCCCGAAAGTTGCACAGATCAGATTTGACGACAACCCCGCAAGACCACATCGTGCAAGACTTGAGAGCAAACTCAATTGTCCCGACAGGCGTGGCGAGAGTCTCAGCGCCTCAACTGAACTTGCTAAGTAGAATTGCCCCGGTTCCACCACGAAGCCGGACTCGTCCATTTCCCTCTCCTCAAACATGACAGATGCATCAGTAACCCTTGTGTCGATAACTCCCCCCACAGCCCGCTCAACCAGAATACGTCTGCCGATTTTAAGAAGATAGCTCGAAGGGCGTAGCGAATCTGGATCAAACCCGTCAATAACAAGCTCACCAACTCGGCGCGCCTCCTGAATTTCCGCACTGGACAATGTCATCCGAGTATCACCCTTGAATGAGGAACTGAAGACTTTCGCGCAAACACTTCAGCAAGACATCTCAACGCAGAAGAATCCACCAAACTGACCTCAACTTGCCCCTGCTCCACAATCTCCAAACACTGCGCATCAAGAATCGAATTGGCGCCAGGCCGTTCTCCAAACGCCTTTGCCCGTTCCTTCAATTCCGTGATTTTCCACTCAAGCACTTCCGTCGGCCTCTCAAAGCCTACGTGGTAGACGGGCACACCTTTCTTAAAAATCAGCAATTCAGAACCAGGCAGCGACACTGCAGCAGCGGCAGCCAACGCATCTGTAGAGAGATACCCCTTACACGCCTTGACCACTACCACTTGCGAAACTTCAAGAGCAGCGGCCAGCATCTCACCAGGCTCAACAAGCTCAGGAAAAACAGAGATTCCATTCTCAGCGAACGCTGAACGAGCTAGCAACCCATTCAGATTCACGACATCGATGCCTATCCTGTCCAACGCCTCCCCACGCACCCCAGCACTCTCTGCCAAGTCGAGGAATAAAAAAGCCCCCATGCCTCCAGGAACAAATGCGACCTTCGCGCTGGACGCCACCCCGCGAAGTCCTTCAATCAGACCTTCGAGGTACGACGGGTCGAAGCGCAATCGTCGATACGCCAGCCATTCTATCTTATGTACGGCTTCAGTCTCGACGAGATTGCCGCTCCCACCGGCCTTTACGACATATGTCTTCACAGGAGTCCCAAGCCTTTCAATAGAAACCTAGTCGCAAACGTAAAAACCCCATCAGCATCCAGACTTGCCAGATTCCCGAACGGCATCCACTCAAGTTCACTGATTTCATCCGATGACAGCTTCAGGCTTTCCATCCTGAGCACTTGGCTACTCACGAAAACGTACCACTCGTGACAGTCCGCACCATGCCTACAGATATCCCCATCAACAATAGGGAATCGTCTTAAGAACTCCGCTTCGAGCAGCGGAACTCCCAGCTCCTCCAACACCTCTCGTTCGATTGCTTGTCGCGCTGTCTCCCCCTCCTCGACATGTCCGGCAATCAAACTCCATTTCCCCTCATATGGCTTCTGCTTCTTCCGTATCATCAATACGCGACTATCGGCCACAAACAATACACCCACCGAAAGATGCTTGACTGACCGCCCACCGTATTTTTTAACTACAATAGATCCCACTGCCATCTTTGAGTCGGAGTTATGAATCATGTTTGGGGTCGGGGCCTCCTTCGGCACAGCGATGAAATCGTGATTTTCCACCGCAGCCTTTGCAGCCCTGTCCAAAACAAGCAGCGAATCGACATATTGACGCGTGCTCGGATTCTTCAACACCAGACCGAACTGATGAATTAAAGACTCCAGCGCCCCCACATCCTCCCCTCTTCCAACAACGTACCAATACACCTCGCGAAGAGCATCCGCCTTCAACTTCTCTACATGCACTCTATCCAATAAAACCTGAGTAATCAGCCTCTGATTGGACTGCATCTCCTGTACGGCACGATCCATTCGTTCGATCACCTCTTTATCTGTAAACTCCAGCCCAAATCGATAGAGGTTATTTGCATATCGCAAACTCCCCGGAAGAACTTGCATGTAGTTCCTCTCCTTAAGCAATCTAACCTTCAAGTTGGGATATCGTCTCCGAAACACAAACAGCCGAACGTCGATACCTGTCTGCTGCTTCAATTGTAGAGCAGCCTCAATGGCCATCAACACCCGAAATACACGCCGAACTATATCAAACGTTCTGTTTTCCAGAAATTGAACCTGCGGAATAGCGCAGGCAGGCACATCATACTCTTCAGATAGCAGCCCCAGCGCTTCGTCCGTTCGGACAAGCGGTGAAACCAAATACAAATCCAACCTCTCTATCCGACTTGAAAATTGAGACAACACTCCAATGGATGCACTTGATATCTGAGAGGTTGTGCTAAAAACAGTGAGCCTTTCTTTCGACGCACCACTCAGGCGACCAAAGAACTTTTCGTCTTCGTCCTCTGAGCGGAGCCTGACATCCAGCATTCCCGAATGCTTTGCCAGTAGAGTCCGAGTGAACTTACTTGCCTCTACGGCCTCTGGTATAAGTGTCGTCCCCAATGCAAGTTCCAACAGAATGATTCTATACGTCTCATTTTGCGCCGCTCTCTCGGCGCACAACACAAACTCGCTCGTACCAACGTCAGGGGCTATTTTCAATTTGGAATAGTAAAATTGCAACCCAAGCACAAAACAAGCCGCATCTTCGGGCTTCATCTCCTCTATGAAGGAGCGATCAATCTGCCTATTTCCGTACAGTCTAAGAAAGCGCTGTTGGTGTTCAGCGGACTCAAGGCTCCGACGCTCGCGAGCAAGTTCCTCTAAAACTTTCAGCAGTCGGGCCAGAAAAGTCCCCCGCTGAATGTAGGGAAGCAACTCTTTCGCCGCAGGGATGAATAACCCTGAGATGGCGATTGTGGTCAGGGCACGACCAATAGGAGAGTTATTGAAACGTCCAACGACTCCCCAGGATTCACCAGCAAAGTGCTGCAGGACGATCACCACGAAACCGAAGATAAGGCCGCCCAGCAATTTTTTGACTACCGGCTTCATAGCCTTCTCCCACACCAAGATGTCTGACTCGTGCCTTCCACATCGAACCCATCAGATAGAGAGCAAACACACTCATGAATGCAGCAGCAAAAACGATTAACGGCAAACAAGTCACGAAAAAACTTTCAAGGACTCCCAGCCTTCCGCCAGCCCTCGGCTCCGCCGACCAGAGCAGAACTTACTTGGACCTCCGCTGCTCGCGCAGCCCGGCGCGGGACACCGTGAACACCGCCTGCCCGCAGCGGCCGGAGGACTCCGCCCGGGCACGCGCCACGCGCACCTCATGGCGGACACCTCCCAGCAGGAGGTGCCGGGTCTCCCCGACGCTGACGGACACCGGCGCGGCGGAAGTGCCCCGGGCTCCCGCGTCCGCGAAGCGCAGCCGCACGCTCTTCGAGCGGGAGGCAGGCTCCACCGCGCAGCCCGCGTCCTCCCAGTGGACCCGCAGCTCGGGGACGAGCCCCGGGGGCAGCAGCACCTCTCCCTCCGGGGTGGTGGGCGCGCTCGGCACGGTGAGCAGCAGCAACCCTCCCTGCTCGTCGCGCAGGGTGTCTCCCGCGAGCAGCATCGGCTGCTCGCCCTCGTCCGAGGCACAGCCCACGGGCTCGCGGTGGGTCGTCCAGGTCACCGTGCGGCCCGACAGGTCCGCGAGCACGGCCGGCACCGCAAGGCTGTAGCTCACGCCGCCGCGGACCGCGCCTGCCTCGTACTCCAGCACCGAGGCCCACTGGTCGCCGTGGCGGTAGGCTCCCTGGAGCTGCCGCGCCACCTTGAAGCGCCGCTCCAGCCGGGGGCCCGTGCGCTGCGCGGCCGAGGCCTCCGGCTCCTCCTTGAAGGCCACGTCCACCTGCGCTTCCCGCCAGACCTCGTCACAGGGGCCCGCATCGCGCGCCGGGGCAGGCGGCGAGAGCGCCGCCGCGGACGGCGCAGTGCCCGCGTCCGGAGCGGCCGGGGTGGAAGAAGACCGGCAGCCGATGAAGCACAGGGCCACCAGGATGCCCCTGGCGCTCACAGGCACTCGGCGTACAGCAGGGTGCCATCCGCCGACACGTGGAAGTCCCGGCCCTCCACCTGGCCTCGCGCGAGCAGCCGCTCCCGCTTGCGGCGCACCTCCTCGCGCCGGGCCGCCTCCGGCCGCTCCTGGTGGGGCACGTGCGGCCGGAAGCGCACCGGCCCGCCCTTGTCGTCGGGCTCGTACCTCGCCAGGAGCGCGCGGCCCGTGCCGTCGCTGGCGTCCCCGTCGTCGGAGAAGTCCAGCTCCAGCATGCCCCACTCGTTCAAATCGCAGTCGCACGTGGAGCAGCCGGGAAAGCCGCAGCCCATGAAGCCGTCGCGGCACTCGATGCACTCACTCTTCGGAGACGCGGCGCACGCCGCGCAGGCGTTGTCCCCGTTCGAGTACGAGTGCCAGCCCGAGTGCCCCACCCCCGAGAGCTGATAGCGGTAGTTCATCACGCTGTCGTGCACCACGCTGTACTGGTCCGGCACGTCGTTGCCGTTGTGGTCCAGCGCGAGGTTGTGCCCCAGCTCGTGGATGAAGGTGCCGCGCTGCTCCTGGGCGCTCGGGCTGGCCCAGCACCCCATGCTGATGATGACGTCGTTGCCCAGCAGCTCCGCCTTGCCCGACGAGCACGACGTGCTGCTGGAGTGCTTGTACGCCCACACGACGTAGTGGAAGTACGCCCTCTTCTCGGGGTTGCCCGGAGAGAACGACGCCTGCTTCAGCGAGTAGAAGTCCACGCCACCGCTACAACCGCCGAAGCAGACCACCTCGTACCAGGGCAGCGTCCCGTCGATGAAGGCATGCAGCCGGATGCCCGAGTCCCGGGCGAACACCGCCGTCGCGTCCGCCACCAGCGCGGGGTAGGGCTGCCGCGTGAGGTACGGATTCGAGGGGTGCTGCATCCAGTCCACCTCCAAGTAGAGGTCCTTCACCGTGGGGCTGCTCCACTCGGAGAAGGAGAACCCGTCATTGCCGAACAGCTCCAGCGGGTCCGGCACCATGTCCCCGTCCGAGTCCTCCGCCTCCGGGTTCATCCCCAGCAGCGGCTCCAGGGCGTCGGAGATTCCGTCCTCGTCCCCGTCGTTGTCGTCGAAGATGGTGGACCACAGCTCGTCGTCATGGGTGAAGGCCGCCGTGCCCGAGCTGCCCGGGTAGCGCCCCACCACCACGCGCTGGCCGGTGTTGTTCTGCGTGCTCGCGGCGACGACGCGCGGGTAGTACTTCGGGCCGCTGTCGTCGTCATGCTGCAGGTACTCCGTGTTGGAGCGCAGCAGGACGACGAGGTGGTCTCCGGCGCCCGGCGTCGTGGAGGTGGCGCGGAAGGTGTCCTTCTGCTTCCACGTGAAGGACAGCGGCACGCCGCCGAAGGGCTGATTGGACAGGAGCAGCGACCCGTTGCGGTACACGCTCGCGGTGCCGCCGCGCCCGTCCGCGTACGCCCGCACCCAGACGCGGTAGTAGCCCGAGTCCGGCGCGGTGAACGTCACACACGAGCGCGTCGTGCCCGCGCAGTCGTCATTCACCGCCACCTGGCTCCACACGCCGCCCCTGTCCCGCAGCACGTGCAGCACCGTGTCCGGCGCGGTGCCCGCCAGGTCTCGTGTCTCGAATGTGTAGGACTGACCGGCGTCCAGGAACAGGCTCAGCCAGACGAAGCTGCCCCAGTCTCGCGAGGCCACGTGGTGCGGCACGGCCAGGGCCACCGAAGGTGCCAGCAGCACCAGCGCACGCAGCACTGCCATCATCGCCTTCATCGTGTCTCCTCCCCCCGGAAGAACCACTCCTTGAATGCCTCCTGCTGGCGGGCCTGCTCCTCGGGAGGCAACTGCTTCCACTTCACCCGCTCCGCCGCGAGCGCCCGCTGGTAGCGCACGTCCGTCTCCTGGGCCCGCGCTTCCTGGGCGGAGGGCTCCGGCGGCGCCTGCGCCAGCTTCGCGGCCAGGTTCAGCGCGGCCAGGTAGCGGCGCTCCTTCTGGGCACGGGTGTCCGGCGTCGCGTCGAGGTAGGCGCGCTCGGTGCGCGTCACCAGCGCCGCCACGTCCTCCACCGGCTCCTCGCGCAGCAGCGCCTCCTCGTCCGGCGTCAGCGGCACCAACGCCCGCTCCGCGAACCGGGCCAGCGTGGACGGCGCACCTCCCGCACGCACCACGTCCACCGTCAGGCCACCGCTCCCCTTCACCTGCTCCACCTGGGGGCGCGCTCCTGGTGCCTCCTTGCGCTCGGGCACGGTGGTAGCTGCCTCACCGCGCGCCGCGACAGGGACCGCACCGCGAGGGGCCGGCTCGGGCGTGCCGTGCGTTGGCGCGTCCTCCAGCACCCACCTGGGCACCAGCAGTGGAAAGCCCGCGGCAAGCAGCACGATGCCCAGCACCACGCTCCCCACCCCCGCCATGTCCCTGCGTGCGCGCATGCCTTCCCCCGCTTGCTGCCCTGCAGCTCTAGCGCCATTTCACGCCCACATCAAACCCATGGGAGGGCATGCGGCGCGGCGCAGGACACCGGAGGCAGCGACTGTCCGCCGGAAGCGAGGCGGGCGGCCCATGAGGGCCTTCCTTCGTCGGAGCCGAGCGCTCCAGCGCTTCGAAGCCCCTGACACCGAGCAGTTGGGGCAGGCGACTCCGTGCAGGCACTCGGGCTGTCGCACGGATGACGCTCCCAGGGACGAAGGTCGTGAGCTCCGGTGCGCCTGACGCACATCGCTTGACCTGGCGCGCCTCCCTTTCGATGGTTGCCCCATGTCGGGTGCAACGCCGCGAGCCATCCTCTTCCAGCACGATGAACCCGTGAGCGCGGGTGCCCTCGCAGGCGCGCTCACGCGGGCGGGGTTCGCCCTGGAGACCCGCTTCCGCGAGGTACGTCCGGCCGATGCCGAAGCGGACCTCGTGGTCGTCCTTGGGGGCTTCATGGGCGTCTACGAGGCCGACCAGCATCCCTATCTCCGCGAGGAGCTCGCCCTGTTGGAGCGGCGCCTCCACCAGCGTCGTCCGAGCCTGGGCGTCTGCCTGGGGGCACAGATGCTCGCCGCGGTCTCCGGCGCGCGTGTCTTTCGGGACCCGAAGGGCATGGTCGTCGGAGCCCAGGCCATCCACGTCGCGCCGGCTGGACGTCAGCACGCTGTCTTCGCGGGTGGCCCCGCCTCGCTCCTCGTCACGCAATGGCACGGCGACACCTTCGACACCGTGCGCGGCGCGGAGACGCTCGCGTCCTCGGAGCGGCAACCGCAGGAGGTCTTCAGCCTGTCCAACTCGGTGGGCTTCCTGTTCCACCCCGAGGTGGAGCCCCCGACGCTGGAGTCCTGGGCACGTGCCTTCCCGCAGGCACTGGAGCGCGCGGGCCGCCGGCTCGATGACGTGCTCGCCAGGGACCTGCCCTCTCTGCGCGAGGCACGCGCCGACAGCGAGGGGCTGCTCCATCGGGTGGCCGGATACTTCGCCCGGGAAGTGACGGCACG of the Pyxidicoccus xibeiensis genome contains:
- a CDS encoding patatin-like phospholipase family protein, encoding MRALWQDRHERVWRKVLAAIGWVTVVSGAVQLAAPAWELRVLDADASPTPAHFFRIVGMFMVLFGGLLLHGVHAPRENPAAFLWAGLQKLGASLMVGLAVVQGLLSPVALLVAVFDMLSAAVVLGYLGFLRNAARLTVAGRPEVPARPLVTMGSGSEAAARPLVTVGSPSEAAASPPTAEGSMLEAFARPVVTGGSMSEDSAHRPVTGTPTQGASARPPLAEGPMSEVPARPPVTAGTSSGASVARPPVVAADGRKRSLILAGGGMRVAWQAGVLRALTDAGLTFQHADGTSGGIINLAMMLSGLSPQEMCARWRTLRVRDFVSFVSPEKYLRAWKMEAMGDADGIIGHVFPHLGIDVDAIHAHQGLEGTFNVCDFTRKTNEVFDHTRVDLDVLVAGISLPIFMPPVRKGATTYTDSVWIQDANLLEAVRRGASELWVLWCIGNTPTYARGIFQQYVHMIEMSANGALFSQLQQIQDLNDRIRAGEVVMGHREPIAVHLIKPERPLPLDPDFYAGHITAASLIDMGYSDAWRYLAVASAEGLPLTPEMTQMTEPTPDLTFRETMSGPLAMGTTDPTTGAHQGKDTPFTMHCTISVDDMDAFVRDENHTARLVAQVHYAPLGEDLPVKQGTFNLFRPGDTPNTRIMAYGLRFAAKGKEYYLSGTKTIRDDAGPDLWKDTTRLYSRLHEGTDERGPVVAAGVLKLGVEQVLKIIASMRSGREGTAGVGVIGQFGKLFMGTLWDIYAPRARTREEEAPPRDVEEQGGEARA
- a CDS encoding NUDIX hydrolase translates to MKPVVKKLLGGLIFGFVVIVLQHFAGESWGVVGRFNNSPIGRALTTIAISGLFIPAAKELLPYIQRGTFLARLLKVLEELARERRSLESAEHQQRFLRLYGNRQIDRSFIEEMKPEDAACFVLGLQFYYSKLKIAPDVGTSEFVLCAERAAQNETYRIILLELALGTTLIPEAVEASKFTRTLLAKHSGMLDVRLRSEDEDEKFFGRLSGASKERLTVFSTTSQISSASIGVLSQFSSRIERLDLYLVSPLVRTDEALGLLSEEYDVPACAIPQVQFLENRTFDIVRRVFRVLMAIEAALQLKQQTGIDVRLFVFRRRYPNLKVRLLKERNYMQVLPGSLRYANNLYRFGLEFTDKEVIERMDRAVQEMQSNQRLITQVLLDRVHVEKLKADALREVYWYVVGRGEDVGALESLIHQFGLVLKNPSTRQYVDSLLVLDRAAKAAVENHDFIAVPKEAPTPNMIHNSDSKMAVGSIVVKKYGGRSVKHLSVGVLFVADSRVLMIRKKQKPYEGKWSLIAGHVEEGETARQAIEREVLEELGVPLLEAEFLRRFPIVDGDICRHGADCHEWYVFVSSQVLRMESLKLSSDEISELEWMPFGNLASLDADGVFTFATRFLLKGLGLL
- a CDS encoding alpha/beta fold hydrolase; the encoded protein is MPAEASSTPPHHEEVVPFLAGDGRALNLIHVHGDEEAARGPVVLVHGAGVRANIFRAPVHETLVDALVADGYDVWLENWRASIDVEPSEWTLDQAAVWDHPAAVRTVVDRTGHDTVKAIIHCQGSTSFAMAAASGLLPEVKVIVSNAVSLHPVVSRAAKLKLTLAIPPVARLTPYLDPQWGHGAPTRTAKALNLLVRAFHHECDNPVCRWVSFTYGVGFPTLWRHENLNAETHEWLQHEFAKVPLTFFQQMTECVRAGHMLPVDDFPALPDDLAEREPQTDARWVFLAGAENRCFLPESQRRSFEHLERFRPGYHALHVVPGYGHLDMFMGQDASRDVFPLILAELDKPV
- a CDS encoding type 1 glutamine amidotransferase; translated protein: MSGATPRAILFQHDEPVSAGALAGALTRAGFALETRFREVRPADAEADLVVVLGGFMGVYEADQHPYLREELALLERRLHQRRPSLGVCLGAQMLAAVSGARVFRDPKGMVVGAQAIHVAPAGRQHAVFAGGPASLLVTQWHGDTFDTVRGAETLASSERQPQEVFSLSNSVGFLFHPEVEPPTLESWARAFPQALERAGRRLDDVLARDLPSLREARADSEGLLHRVAGYFAREVTAR
- a CDS encoding dCTP deaminase produces the protein MTLSSAEIQEARRVGELVIDGFDPDSLRPSSYLLKIGRRILVERAVGGVIDTRVTDASVMFEEREMDESGFVVEPGQFYLASSVEALRLSPRLSGQLSLLSSLARCGLAGLSSNLICATFGSDAPGTITFEIANVSRQRIRIYPGVRWCHVFLSWHREPSDLQYRGIYSGASRPMPADFSRKPSR
- a CDS encoding acetoacetate decarboxylase family protein, whose protein sequence is MFRLPRRIQSQTGRFSRVDGIPYELPIHSESSPALMAGFTLDADKAAKLMPGNELHPFRLTRKKGVLLVTVIDYRVTDIGAYIEFSVAIACTHGPRRAPPLLPLLFQKKYGLGQYVYDLPVNTEVSVKGGKGIWGMPKHLGNLDFRITDGTVSSRYAEGGREAVRIEIERPKRAWLPLRAAGANYCAFRGMLMKSYIYFRGKLGFRLGRRAKAKLELGDHPRVQPLKELGVSQGALFTGFFPQTSGVLDDHFEAWFLSQPTLPAETYPEGLESVVNLGQGQNPMPPPGEAPALVADRSVAPEGELLTMEQELVEEVEHEEAELHRDERSREHEQGAHP